In one Paramormyrops kingsleyae isolate MSU_618 chromosome 18, PKINGS_0.4, whole genome shotgun sequence genomic region, the following are encoded:
- the tbc1d8b gene encoding TBC1 domain family member 8B isoform X1: MWLKPEEVLLKNALKLWMTEKSNDYFILQRRRGYGEGGGGLTGLLVGTLDAVLDSTAKVAPFRILHQTPDSQVYWSIACGATKEEINQHWEWLQQNVMGTLSVFDSSEDITSFVQGKIRGLIAEEGKVSLVQEEDPEKFREALLRFQKWFALPEKEKLVTYYSCSYWKGRVPCQGWLYLSTNFLSFYSYLLGAEVKLIISWDEIWKLEKTSNVILAESIHVSAGGEDHYFSMFLHLHETFLLMEQLADYSIKRLFDKETFQHVPALSDPLQITKRGLETHARNEQFCAFFRLPRGENLVEVYESFLWVPFSHFNTLGKICVSENYLCFASQDGSQCYVIIPIREIVGVDKPDSSSRAVTVCVRGKRALRFSEVRDYERLANSVRRRCGATASPRHILAGAAGAESCHNLIEHFEDNPEEVALMVGQRDGSKAVSTEALMTVFHPQDAENLDPKMLKEKMKEQSWNIHFAEYGRGMSMFRTRKTRDLVVRGVPEALRGELWLLFSGAINDMVTHPGYYSELVEQSLGTSTLATDEIERDLHRSLPEHPAFQSDTGISALRRVLTSYAYRNPKIGYCQAMNILTSVLLLYAKEEEAFWLLVAICERMLPDYFNRRIIGALVDQSVFEELIRDHLSQLTEHMTDMTFFSSVSLSWFLTLFISVLPIESAVNVVDCFFYDGIKAILQLGLAVLDFNMDHLLACRDDAEAVTILNKFFDSVTNKDSPLPPTVQQGATANSEKTANSKVDITDLIREAYEKYGDIRSEEVESMRRRNKLFVIQTLEDTTKQNVLRVVSQEVKFTPADLDDLYGLFKRQHFLSCYWTMDSAALLHHDPSLAYLEQYQLAQQQFCSLLSLLAPWSHCSSCHLLSLWAFRLMDENQDGLVNFKEFCCGLNILYSGTFTEKLKFLFKMHLPPAFTEIETERPLFSKGHRVSHFRSLSEDFSYFTRLNVSLPDVPEDGVIRKSPERGRGKVDLQAYLKQWQDELLKREENIKDLPRINQGQFIQFSKTLYSLFHGDAEEESLYRAIASVTSLLLRMEEVGRRLQGPPPPTETASAHREHTAVPETASDTLPAPCTPETAIQPQEVQWSFAFEQILASLLNEPVVVHFFEKPVDIQGRLEHAKVTQLKV, encoded by the exons GTCTCCTGGTGGGAACGCTTGACGCTGTGTTAGATTCCACAGCGAAAGTGGCCCCCTTCCGCATCCTACACCAAACACCAGATTCCCAGGTCTACTGGTCAATAGCGTGTG GAGCCACCAAGGAGGAGATTAACCAGCACTGGGAGTGGTTGCAGCAGAACGTAATGGGGACCCTTTCTGTGTTCGACTCCAGTGAAGACATCACCAGCTTTGTTCAAGGCAAGATCAGA GGCCTTATTGCTGAGGAGGGCAAGGTGTCTCTGGTACAAGAGGAGGACCCCGAGAAGTTTCGTGAGGCGTTGCTGCGGTTTCAGAAGTGGTTTGCCCTCCCAGAGAAAGAAAAGCTGGTCACCTACTATTCCTGCAGCTACTGGAAGGGCCGGGTCCCCTGTCAGGGGTGGCTGTACCTGAGCACAAACTTCCTCAGCTTCTACTCGTACCTGCTGGGGGCAGAGG ttAAGCTCATCATCTCATGGGATGAGATCTGGAAGTTGGAAAAGACGTCCAATGTGATCTTGGCAGAGAGCATCCATGTGTCGGCAGGAGGAGAGGACCACTACTTCTCCATGTTCCTgcacctccatgagactttccTACTTATGGAGCAGCTGGCCGACTACTCCATCAAACGGCTCTTTGACAAAGAGACATTCCAGCATGTCCCAGCCTTATCAGACCCCCTCCAGATCACCAAGAG GGGCTTGGAGACGCATGCACGTAATGAGCAGTTCTGCGCCTTTTTCCGTTTGCCTCGTGGAGAGAACCTGGTGGAGGTCTACGAGAGCTTCCTGTGGGTCCCCTTCAGCCATTTCAACACACTGGGAAAGATCTGCGTTTCCGAGAACTACCTGTGCTTTGCCAGTCAGGACGGCAGCCAGTGCTATGTCATCATTCCCATACGAGAG ATTGTCGGCGTGGACAAACCCGACAGCAGCAGTCGGgcagtgactgtgtgtgtgcgtgggaaGAGGGCACTACGTTTCTCCGAGGTGCGGGACTACGAGCGCCTGGCGAATAGCGTTCGCAGGAGATGTGGGGCCACTGCAAGCCCTCGGCACATCTTAGCTGGCGCG GCTGGCGCAGAGAGCTGCCACAACCTCATTGAGCACTTCGAGGATAACCCTGAGGAGGTGGCTCTGATGGTCGGCCAGCGGGACGGCAGCAAGGCAGTGAGCACAGAGGCACTGATGACGGTCTTCCACCCCCAGGATGCTGAGAACCTGGACCCCAAAATG CTGAAGGAGAAGATGAAGGAGCAGTCGTGGAACATCCACTTTGCGGAGTACGGCCGTGGTATGAGTATGTTTCGCACGAGGAAGACGCGAGACTTGGTTGTGCGGGGAGTTCCTGAGGCCCTGAGAGGGGAACTTTGGCTGCTCTTCTCAG GGGCAATAAATGACATGGTTACCCATCCGGGTTACTATTCGGAGCTGGTTGAGCAGTCACTCGGTACCAGTACTCTGGCCACGGATGAAATAGAGCGGGACTTGCACCGGTCCCTGCCGGAGCACCCTGCCTTCCAGAGTGACACGGGCATCTCCGCCCTGCGCCGCGTCCTCACCTCGTACGCTTACCGAAACCCCAAGATCGGCTACTGCCAG GCCATGAACATCTTGACGTCGGTTTTGCTGCTGTATGCCAAGGAAGAGGAGGCCTTCTGGCTGCTGGTCGCTATCTGTGAGAGGATGCTGCCTGACTATTTTAACCGCAGGATCATTG GTGCCCTAGTGGATCAGTCCGTGTTTGAGGAGCTAATCCGAGATCACCTGTCCCAGCTCACAGAGCACATGACGGATATGACCTTCTTCTCGTCTGTGTCACTCTCCTGGTTCCTCACGCTATTCATCAGCGTGTTGCCCATTGAGAGTGCCGTCAATGTCGTTGACTGCTTCTTCTATGATGGAATCAAGGCCATCCTCCAGCTCGGCTTAGCGGTGCTGGACTTCAACATGGACCATCTGCTTGCCTGCCGTGATGATGCAGAGGCTGTCACCATCCTGAATAA GTTTTTTGACAGTGTGACCAACAAAGACAGCCCCCTTCCACCCACAGTGCAGCAAGGAGCCACGGCGAACAGTGAGAAGACTGCGAACAGCAAGGTGGACATCACCGATCTCATTCGAGAGGCCTACGAG AAATACGGGGACATTCGATCCGAGGAGGTGGAGAGCATGCGAAGGAGAAACAAGCTGTTTGTGATCCAGACTTTAGAAGATACAACCAAGCAGAATGTT TTAAGGGTTGTTTCCCAGGAGGTGAAGTTCACTCCCGCAGATCTGGATGATCTTTATGGGCTGTTCAAG AGACAGCACTTCCTAAGCTGCTACTGGACGATGGACAGTGCCGCCCTCCTGCACCACGACCCCAGCCTGGCCTACCTAGAGCAGTACCAGCTAGCCCAGCAGCAGTTCTGCagcctcctctccctcctggcTCCCTGGTCTCACTGCAGCAGTTGCCATCTCCTCTCCTTGTGGGCCTTCCGCCTGATGGATGAGAACCAGGACGGCCTGGTCAACTTCAAGGAGTTCTGCTGTGGCCTGA ATATTCTGTACAGTGGCACTTTTacagaaaaactgaaatttCTGTTCAAGATGCATCTACCACCCG CTTTTACAGAAATAGAGACCGAACGTCCTTTATTCTCAAAGGGCCACAGAGTCTCCCACTTTAGGTCACTGAGTGAAGACTTCTCCTACTTTACTCGACTGAATG TCTCATTGCCTGATGTTCCTGAGGATGGTGTTATTAGAAAAAGCCCAGAAAGAG GCAGAGGGAAGGTGGATCTGCAGGCATACCTGAAGCAGTGGCAGGATGAGCTGCTGAAGAGAGAGGAGAACATTAAGGATTTACCCAGGATAAACCAG GGTCAGTTCATCCAGTTCTCCAAAACTCTGTACAGCTTGTTTCATGGAGATGCGGAGGAGGAGTCGCTGTACCGGGCCATAGCGAGCGTCACAAGCCTCCTGCTGAGGATGGAGGAGGTGGGGCGTCGCCTGCAgggcccgcccccccccactgaaacTGCCTCTGCCCACAGGGAGCACACCGCTGTCCCAGAAACGGCGTCAGACACGCTGCCTGCTCCCTGCACTCCAGAGACTGCAATCCAGCCGCAGGAGGTGCAGTGGTCCTTTGCTTTTGAGCAGATCCTAGCCTCCCTGCTGAACGAGCCTGTTGTCGTCCACTTCTTCGAAAAGCCTGTGGACATCCAAGGCAGACTGGAGCACGCCAAGGTCACCCAGCTGAAGGTGTAA
- the tbc1d8b gene encoding TBC1 domain family member 8B isoform X2, translating to MWLKPEEVLLKNALKLWMTEKSNDYFILQRRRGYGEGGGGLTGLLVGTLDAVLDSTAKVAPFRILHQTPDSQVYWSIACGATKEEINQHWEWLQQNVMGTLSVFDSSEDITSFVQGKIRGLIAEEGKVSLVQEEDPEKFREALLRFQKWFALPEKEKLVTYYSCSYWKGRVPCQGWLYLSTNFLSFYSYLLGAEVKLIISWDEIWKLEKTSNVILAESIHVSAGGEDHYFSMFLHLHETFLLMEQLADYSIKRLFDKETFQHVPALSDPLQITKRGLETHARNEQFCAFFRLPRGENLVEVYESFLWVPFSHFNTLGKICVSENYLCFASQDGSQCYVIIPIREIVGVDKPDSSSRAVTVCVRGKRALRFSEVRDYERLANSVRRRCGATASPRHILAGAAGAESCHNLIEHFEDNPEEVALMVGQRDGSKAVSTEALMTVFHPQDAENLDPKMLKEKMKEQSWNIHFAEYGRGMSMFRTRKTRDLVVRGVPEALRGELWLLFSGAINDMVTHPGYYSELVEQSLGTSTLATDEIERDLHRSLPEHPAFQSDTGISALRRVLTSYAYRNPKIGYCQAMNILTSVLLLYAKEEEAFWLLVAICERMLPDYFNRRIIGALVDQSVFEELIRDHLSQLTEHMTDMTFFSSVSLSWFLTLFISVLPIESAVNVVDCFFYDGIKAILQLGLAVLDFNMDHLLACRDDAEAVTILNKFFDSVTNKDSPLPPTVQQGATANSEKTANSKVDITDLIREAYEKYGDIRSEEVESMRRRNKLFVIQTLEDTTKQNVLRVVSQEVKFTPADLDDLYGLFKRQHFLSCYWTMDSAALLHHDPSLAYLEQYQLAQQQFCSLLSLLAPWSHCSSCHLLSLWAFRLMDENQDGLVNFKEFCCGLNILYSGTFTEKLKFLFKMHLPPVSLPDVPEDGVIRKSPERGRGKVDLQAYLKQWQDELLKREENIKDLPRINQGQFIQFSKTLYSLFHGDAEEESLYRAIASVTSLLLRMEEVGRRLQGPPPPTETASAHREHTAVPETASDTLPAPCTPETAIQPQEVQWSFAFEQILASLLNEPVVVHFFEKPVDIQGRLEHAKVTQLKV from the exons GTCTCCTGGTGGGAACGCTTGACGCTGTGTTAGATTCCACAGCGAAAGTGGCCCCCTTCCGCATCCTACACCAAACACCAGATTCCCAGGTCTACTGGTCAATAGCGTGTG GAGCCACCAAGGAGGAGATTAACCAGCACTGGGAGTGGTTGCAGCAGAACGTAATGGGGACCCTTTCTGTGTTCGACTCCAGTGAAGACATCACCAGCTTTGTTCAAGGCAAGATCAGA GGCCTTATTGCTGAGGAGGGCAAGGTGTCTCTGGTACAAGAGGAGGACCCCGAGAAGTTTCGTGAGGCGTTGCTGCGGTTTCAGAAGTGGTTTGCCCTCCCAGAGAAAGAAAAGCTGGTCACCTACTATTCCTGCAGCTACTGGAAGGGCCGGGTCCCCTGTCAGGGGTGGCTGTACCTGAGCACAAACTTCCTCAGCTTCTACTCGTACCTGCTGGGGGCAGAGG ttAAGCTCATCATCTCATGGGATGAGATCTGGAAGTTGGAAAAGACGTCCAATGTGATCTTGGCAGAGAGCATCCATGTGTCGGCAGGAGGAGAGGACCACTACTTCTCCATGTTCCTgcacctccatgagactttccTACTTATGGAGCAGCTGGCCGACTACTCCATCAAACGGCTCTTTGACAAAGAGACATTCCAGCATGTCCCAGCCTTATCAGACCCCCTCCAGATCACCAAGAG GGGCTTGGAGACGCATGCACGTAATGAGCAGTTCTGCGCCTTTTTCCGTTTGCCTCGTGGAGAGAACCTGGTGGAGGTCTACGAGAGCTTCCTGTGGGTCCCCTTCAGCCATTTCAACACACTGGGAAAGATCTGCGTTTCCGAGAACTACCTGTGCTTTGCCAGTCAGGACGGCAGCCAGTGCTATGTCATCATTCCCATACGAGAG ATTGTCGGCGTGGACAAACCCGACAGCAGCAGTCGGgcagtgactgtgtgtgtgcgtgggaaGAGGGCACTACGTTTCTCCGAGGTGCGGGACTACGAGCGCCTGGCGAATAGCGTTCGCAGGAGATGTGGGGCCACTGCAAGCCCTCGGCACATCTTAGCTGGCGCG GCTGGCGCAGAGAGCTGCCACAACCTCATTGAGCACTTCGAGGATAACCCTGAGGAGGTGGCTCTGATGGTCGGCCAGCGGGACGGCAGCAAGGCAGTGAGCACAGAGGCACTGATGACGGTCTTCCACCCCCAGGATGCTGAGAACCTGGACCCCAAAATG CTGAAGGAGAAGATGAAGGAGCAGTCGTGGAACATCCACTTTGCGGAGTACGGCCGTGGTATGAGTATGTTTCGCACGAGGAAGACGCGAGACTTGGTTGTGCGGGGAGTTCCTGAGGCCCTGAGAGGGGAACTTTGGCTGCTCTTCTCAG GGGCAATAAATGACATGGTTACCCATCCGGGTTACTATTCGGAGCTGGTTGAGCAGTCACTCGGTACCAGTACTCTGGCCACGGATGAAATAGAGCGGGACTTGCACCGGTCCCTGCCGGAGCACCCTGCCTTCCAGAGTGACACGGGCATCTCCGCCCTGCGCCGCGTCCTCACCTCGTACGCTTACCGAAACCCCAAGATCGGCTACTGCCAG GCCATGAACATCTTGACGTCGGTTTTGCTGCTGTATGCCAAGGAAGAGGAGGCCTTCTGGCTGCTGGTCGCTATCTGTGAGAGGATGCTGCCTGACTATTTTAACCGCAGGATCATTG GTGCCCTAGTGGATCAGTCCGTGTTTGAGGAGCTAATCCGAGATCACCTGTCCCAGCTCACAGAGCACATGACGGATATGACCTTCTTCTCGTCTGTGTCACTCTCCTGGTTCCTCACGCTATTCATCAGCGTGTTGCCCATTGAGAGTGCCGTCAATGTCGTTGACTGCTTCTTCTATGATGGAATCAAGGCCATCCTCCAGCTCGGCTTAGCGGTGCTGGACTTCAACATGGACCATCTGCTTGCCTGCCGTGATGATGCAGAGGCTGTCACCATCCTGAATAA GTTTTTTGACAGTGTGACCAACAAAGACAGCCCCCTTCCACCCACAGTGCAGCAAGGAGCCACGGCGAACAGTGAGAAGACTGCGAACAGCAAGGTGGACATCACCGATCTCATTCGAGAGGCCTACGAG AAATACGGGGACATTCGATCCGAGGAGGTGGAGAGCATGCGAAGGAGAAACAAGCTGTTTGTGATCCAGACTTTAGAAGATACAACCAAGCAGAATGTT TTAAGGGTTGTTTCCCAGGAGGTGAAGTTCACTCCCGCAGATCTGGATGATCTTTATGGGCTGTTCAAG AGACAGCACTTCCTAAGCTGCTACTGGACGATGGACAGTGCCGCCCTCCTGCACCACGACCCCAGCCTGGCCTACCTAGAGCAGTACCAGCTAGCCCAGCAGCAGTTCTGCagcctcctctccctcctggcTCCCTGGTCTCACTGCAGCAGTTGCCATCTCCTCTCCTTGTGGGCCTTCCGCCTGATGGATGAGAACCAGGACGGCCTGGTCAACTTCAAGGAGTTCTGCTGTGGCCTGA ATATTCTGTACAGTGGCACTTTTacagaaaaactgaaatttCTGTTCAAGATGCATCTACCACCCG TCTCATTGCCTGATGTTCCTGAGGATGGTGTTATTAGAAAAAGCCCAGAAAGAG GCAGAGGGAAGGTGGATCTGCAGGCATACCTGAAGCAGTGGCAGGATGAGCTGCTGAAGAGAGAGGAGAACATTAAGGATTTACCCAGGATAAACCAG GGTCAGTTCATCCAGTTCTCCAAAACTCTGTACAGCTTGTTTCATGGAGATGCGGAGGAGGAGTCGCTGTACCGGGCCATAGCGAGCGTCACAAGCCTCCTGCTGAGGATGGAGGAGGTGGGGCGTCGCCTGCAgggcccgcccccccccactgaaacTGCCTCTGCCCACAGGGAGCACACCGCTGTCCCAGAAACGGCGTCAGACACGCTGCCTGCTCCCTGCACTCCAGAGACTGCAATCCAGCCGCAGGAGGTGCAGTGGTCCTTTGCTTTTGAGCAGATCCTAGCCTCCCTGCTGAACGAGCCTGTTGTCGTCCACTTCTTCGAAAAGCCTGTGGACATCCAAGGCAGACTGGAGCACGCCAAGGTCACCCAGCTGAAGGTGTAA